A window from Cellvibrio zantedeschiae encodes these proteins:
- a CDS encoding LysE family translocator, whose product MPITNFSLFLSITFVVSASPGPVMLSCMSNGGRLGLRKAFVGMMAASFGNLVLVALSALGLGFIISQNDLLFNALKWLGAAYLIFLGVQIIRTPVAIESANKVASISSIKSVWWSSFFIAVSNPKGLIYFGALFPQFINYQQPLALQFLVLTITFLITDLMWMLIYAIAGNKIMLWLKAPKHQMWFNSISGCVLIAAGVFMALSGNVR is encoded by the coding sequence ATGCCAATTACCAATTTCAGCTTATTTCTGTCGATCACTTTTGTTGTGTCTGCAAGCCCAGGCCCGGTGATGCTCTCATGTATGAGTAACGGCGGTCGCCTGGGTTTGCGTAAGGCATTTGTGGGAATGATGGCCGCCAGTTTTGGTAATCTGGTTTTAGTTGCACTCTCGGCACTAGGATTGGGCTTTATCATCAGCCAGAACGACTTATTGTTTAATGCGTTAAAGTGGTTGGGCGCGGCCTATTTAATATTTTTGGGGGTGCAAATTATCCGCACACCTGTCGCTATTGAAAGCGCAAATAAGGTAGCGTCGATAAGCTCCATTAAATCGGTGTGGTGGAGCTCGTTTTTTATCGCTGTTAGTAACCCCAAGGGGTTAATTTATTTCGGTGCATTATTTCCGCAATTTATAAATTACCAGCAACCACTTGCACTGCAGTTTTTAGTGTTGACGATTACGTTTCTAATTACCGATTTAATGTGGATGCTGATCTACGCTATTGCTGGCAATAAAATTATGTTGTGGCTTAAAGCACCAAAACATCAAATGTGGTTTAACAGTATTTCAGGTTGTGTATTAATTGCCGCCGGAGTTTTTATGGCGCTTTCAGGAAATGTTCGATGA
- the panB gene encoding 3-methyl-2-oxobutanoate hydroxymethyltransferase, protein MPYGTISHSTSTTNSALTKAVTINTLHKLKGSGEKFVVISLYDAHMAAMAQRCGVEVVLVGDSLGMTVLGYDSTIPVTMEQMIYHVEAVARGNKKSLIMGDLPFMTYATPEDALRNCARIMQAGAHMVKLEGGEWLADTVRMLSDRGIPVCAHIGLTPQSVNKFGGFRVQGREQSQADKLLADAKLLADSGADLLLMECIPAALAEQITAEISIPTIGIGAGKDTDAQVLVINDILGLTEQPPKFSKNFLLEANDIPGAMQKYVADVKAGIFPGPENSF, encoded by the coding sequence ATGCCTTACGGAACCATTTCCCACAGCACCTCCACCACTAATAGCGCGCTCACTAAGGCCGTTACCATTAACACTCTGCACAAACTGAAAGGTTCGGGCGAAAAGTTTGTGGTTATTTCGCTTTACGATGCACACATGGCCGCTATGGCGCAGCGTTGCGGTGTTGAAGTGGTGTTGGTTGGTGACTCACTCGGCATGACGGTTCTGGGTTATGACAGCACCATTCCGGTCACTATGGAGCAAATGATTTATCACGTGGAAGCCGTAGCGCGCGGCAACAAAAAGTCGCTGATTATGGGCGACCTCCCCTTTATGACTTACGCCACACCGGAAGATGCGCTGCGCAATTGCGCGCGTATCATGCAAGCCGGCGCGCATATGGTAAAACTGGAAGGTGGCGAATGGCTGGCAGATACAGTGCGCATGTTATCTGATCGCGGCATTCCGGTATGCGCGCACATAGGATTAACGCCACAATCTGTGAATAAGTTTGGCGGCTTCCGCGTACAAGGCCGCGAGCAATCACAAGCGGATAAATTACTCGCCGACGCAAAATTGCTGGCAGATTCCGGCGCAGACTTATTGTTAATGGAATGTATTCCCGCCGCTCTCGCCGAGCAAATCACGGCAGAAATTTCTATTCCAACTATTGGTATTGGCGCCGGCAAAGATACAGATGCGCAAGTATTGGTCATCAATGACATTCTCGGTTTAACTGAACAACCGCCCAAATTTTCTAAAAACTTTTTGCTGGAAGCTAATGACATTCCCGGCGCCATGCAAAAATACGTTGCTGATGTAAAAGCCGGAATTTTCCCCGGCCCGGAAAATAGTTTTTAA
- a CDS encoding deoxynucleoside kinase produces MNPVFEDLSLDLSNTSLPRYIAVEGCIGVGKTTLARNIANLFNYDMLLEQPEENPFLERFYKDPKSTALPTQLFFLFQRANQLQSLRQSDMFEPVRIADFLIEKDQLFARVTLDDDELNIYRQVYEKLIIDAPRPDLVIYLQAPLDVLSDRIRQRGISSEQYISTDYLKALNDAYTEFFHYYDGAPLLIVNAKDLNLAQNREHFKQLVEYILTIKSGRHYYNPTPML; encoded by the coding sequence GTGAACCCTGTGTTTGAAGATTTATCATTGGATTTAAGCAACACCAGTCTTCCGCGTTACATCGCTGTAGAAGGCTGTATAGGCGTCGGCAAAACTACCCTCGCACGTAATATTGCCAATTTATTCAATTACGACATGTTACTTGAGCAACCGGAAGAGAATCCATTTCTGGAACGCTTTTACAAAGATCCCAAATCTACCGCGCTGCCCACACAATTATTCTTTCTATTTCAACGTGCGAACCAATTGCAGAGCTTACGTCAGAGTGACATGTTTGAACCCGTGCGCATTGCCGATTTCCTGATTGAAAAAGACCAGCTTTTTGCGCGCGTGACCCTGGACGACGATGAACTCAACATCTATCGCCAGGTTTACGAAAAACTCATAATCGATGCACCACGACCTGACTTAGTGATTTACTTGCAAGCGCCGCTGGATGTACTTTCAGATCGCATTCGCCAACGCGGAATTTCCAGCGAGCAATACATCAGCACCGACTACCTGAAAGCGCTCAATGATGCCTATACGGAATTTTTTCATTACTACGACGGCGCGCCATTGCTAATCGTTAATGCAAAAGATTTAAACCTTGCGCAAAACCGTGAGCATTTCAAACAATTGGTTGAATACATTCTTACGATTAAAAGCGGCCGCCATTATTACAACCCGACGCCAATGCTATGA
- the lspA gene encoding signal peptidase II has translation MKKKLLLIGVTSVISIAIDQWTKFLATQHLLGRETLSWWNDFFVLTYSINHGAFLGLGKDLPEGVRDTIFSGLVSVFLIGFTVYALRDKTMNNLQNLACGLVLSGGFSNLYDRITNNGGVVDFMNMGIGGLRTGIFNVADMAIMAGVFLLLIYSYKSDVKK, from the coding sequence ATGAAGAAAAAATTATTATTGATAGGTGTAACATCCGTCATTTCAATCGCCATTGATCAATGGACAAAATTTCTAGCCACCCAACATTTATTGGGACGCGAAACACTCAGTTGGTGGAATGACTTTTTTGTTCTCACCTATTCAATCAATCACGGCGCCTTTTTAGGTTTGGGAAAAGATTTACCCGAAGGTGTTCGCGATACCATTTTCAGCGGCTTAGTCAGCGTGTTCTTAATTGGCTTTACTGTTTACGCCCTACGCGACAAAACCATGAATAATTTACAAAACCTCGCCTGCGGTTTGGTATTAAGTGGTGGTTTTAGCAACCTCTACGATCGCATAACCAATAACGGCGGCGTTGTGGATTTTATGAACATGGGCATTGGCGGTTTGCGTACGGGCATTTTTAATGTTGCGGATATGGCAATTATGGCGGGGGTATTTTTGCTGTTGATTTATTCGTACAAAAGCGACGTTAAAAAATAA
- a CDS encoding tetratricopeptide repeat protein, which yields MKRFFICVSLCFAVTQLVGCASHVATQSAPPVIEKSEPVAPPVVKQPEKPVEPVAPPQAVPQTQAPVPTATSNATASLVSQARAQYQAKNYNAAIATAERALRIDRRSPEVYLVLAQSYVQLANTQLAMQFVQQGIRYSQAGTELAQALVQVRDSLQK from the coding sequence ATGAAAAGATTTTTTATATGTGTGAGTCTGTGCTTTGCGGTTACCCAATTAGTGGGGTGTGCAAGTCATGTGGCTACCCAATCCGCACCGCCAGTTATTGAGAAATCTGAACCTGTGGCGCCACCGGTGGTAAAGCAACCTGAAAAACCTGTTGAGCCCGTTGCTCCACCGCAAGCAGTTCCGCAAACCCAGGCTCCGGTACCAACGGCGACTAGCAATGCGACGGCGAGCTTGGTGAGCCAGGCGCGCGCACAATATCAAGCAAAAAATTACAATGCTGCAATTGCGACTGCAGAGCGGGCACTGCGAATTGATCGTCGCTCGCCAGAGGTTTATTTAGTGTTAGCACAAAGTTACGTTCAATTAGCGAATACCCAGCTTGCCATGCAATTTGTGCAGCAGGGAATTCGCTATTCGCAGGCGGGAACAGAATTAGCGCAAGCTTTAGTTCAGGTTAGGGATTCGTTGCAGAAATAA
- a CDS encoding DUF6438 domain-containing protein — protein sequence MTIKRIFIYILLVVALLVVGRFIYIRIAYDFELQHKVALAVAEVRMKWLKITRDTQDTDKANLDDSTLISFNTTECHGFCPVYDLSLYGSGRAEFKGEKYVCKANQISHLDKQLVRDLAIKLKLIGFENYADFQHMDVTDRQTYRVSFKHKNSEHNVNHYLGDLTAPTELTLVEKDILAIVDKMAVLGTYSPAGLVCTMEGRTADLIPWVHWSQAAEEPEIIQKD from the coding sequence ATGACTATCAAGCGGATATTTATCTATATTTTGTTGGTCGTTGCGCTTTTGGTTGTTGGGCGATTTATCTACATTCGCATAGCATACGACTTTGAACTTCAGCATAAAGTCGCTCTTGCTGTTGCAGAAGTGAGGATGAAGTGGCTTAAGATTACCCGCGATACGCAAGATACTGATAAAGCCAATTTGGATGATTCAACCCTAATCAGTTTTAATACAACAGAGTGCCACGGGTTTTGCCCGGTATATGATCTGTCTCTTTATGGTTCAGGGCGTGCGGAGTTTAAAGGCGAGAAATACGTTTGCAAAGCGAATCAAATTTCGCATCTGGATAAGCAATTAGTCCGCGACTTGGCGATAAAGCTAAAATTGATTGGCTTCGAAAATTACGCTGATTTTCAACATATGGATGTCACAGATCGGCAAACTTATAGAGTTTCTTTTAAGCATAAAAATAGTGAACACAATGTTAATCACTACTTGGGTGATTTAACCGCTCCTACAGAATTGACTCTTGTAGAGAAGGATATTTTGGCCATTGTTGATAAAATGGCTGTATTAGGAACTTATTCGCCCGCTGGATTAGTCTGTACTATGGAAGGAAGAACAGCAGACTTGATACCATGGGTGCATTGGAGTCAGGCTGCTGAAGAGCCTGAAATCATCCAAAAAGATTGA
- the pelA gene encoding pectate lyase has translation MQVNLVFLHPKHLKYALSGFLLLAHFSVAATGEERTANPVPDTPEWHAYIAKSNHWQTLDSETIAAEVSALSLTTAKSPEHAKEFGFDPKPADEWFKSAEGERVMAIILSYQTPSGGWSKRTDMTKNLRQKGEAFGVEKNYIPTFDNNSTTTQLQLLARAHSITHKKIYAQAFERGVQLILDAQYPNGGWPQNYPLVGGYHDHITYNDNLIKNLMELLRDISLGKNEFGFTSKKLRAKALASFNKGLECIKKTQVVTNGQRTIWGAQHDRISLASTKARNFEMTSLASAESASLLDLLMDVEKPDAELIEAVHAGAKWLDNNKIIGQRWSRNDVNLQPDPSASPIWARFYEIGTNKPIFGDRDSTVHYSIAEISEERRKGYGWYIGNGNKVLEKYRIWAEKYPLKN, from the coding sequence ATGCAAGTCAACTTGGTTTTTTTACATCCCAAACATCTGAAATATGCGCTTTCAGGTTTTTTACTTTTAGCTCATTTTTCTGTAGCTGCAACCGGCGAAGAACGTACCGCCAACCCTGTTCCCGACACACCTGAGTGGCACGCCTACATCGCTAAATCTAATCACTGGCAAACGCTGGATAGCGAAACCATAGCTGCCGAAGTTTCAGCACTCAGTCTTACCACTGCAAAATCTCCCGAGCATGCCAAAGAGTTTGGTTTTGACCCAAAACCCGCCGATGAATGGTTTAAAAGCGCTGAGGGCGAGCGTGTTATGGCCATTATTCTTTCTTACCAAACTCCGTCGGGCGGTTGGTCTAAACGCACCGATATGACGAAAAACTTGCGACAAAAAGGTGAAGCCTTTGGCGTTGAAAAAAATTACATCCCCACTTTCGATAACAACTCCACCACAACACAATTGCAATTACTTGCGCGCGCCCATTCAATCACTCACAAAAAAATCTACGCACAGGCATTTGAGCGCGGTGTACAACTGATATTGGATGCGCAATATCCCAACGGTGGCTGGCCACAAAATTATCCGTTGGTTGGCGGTTACCACGATCACATAACCTATAATGACAACCTTATAAAAAACCTCATGGAATTACTGCGGGATATCAGCCTGGGTAAAAATGAGTTTGGGTTTACATCCAAAAAACTGCGCGCAAAAGCACTCGCCAGTTTTAACAAAGGTTTGGAATGCATTAAGAAAACCCAGGTCGTTACCAATGGCCAACGCACTATTTGGGGTGCGCAACATGATCGTATTAGTCTTGCTTCCACTAAGGCGCGCAATTTTGAAATGACATCTCTCGCCAGTGCTGAAAGTGCATCGCTGCTGGATTTATTGATGGATGTAGAAAAGCCAGATGCAGAGCTGATAGAGGCCGTTCATGCAGGAGCTAAATGGTTAGATAACAATAAAATTATCGGGCAGCGCTGGTCGCGCAATGATGTAAATTTACAGCCAGATCCAAGTGCCTCGCCTATCTGGGCCCGATTTTATGAAATAGGAACCAACAAACCGATTTTCGGCGACCGGGACAGCACTGTGCATTATTCGATTGCCGAAATATCTGAAGAGCGCCGTAAAGGCTATGGTTGGTACATAGGGAACGGTAATAAGGTATTGGAGAAATACAGAATCTGGGCAGAAAAATATCCTTTAAAAAATTGA